The genomic window TTCTAAGTCTAGTATATCTTTGGTTACGTCTTCTATGTTACGTAATGGGGTGTGCTTGTAAAAGTATTTGTTGAAGCTAATCTCATAACCAATTTTGGTAGCGTCTAGGTTTATCCAAGCTTCTGGTACGTGTGGTTGTACTTCGCGTTTAAAGTAACTGTGTATGTTGTCTTTAAGCGGTACGTTTTCGGTGTCGCGTAGGTCGCTTTCTGTTTCGTAGATTATGTATTCTCCTTTTTTAGCAGTTGCGTAATACCCAAAGTCTGCTAAGTCTTTTTCTTCGCAATCTAAATGGGCTAAGCGTTTGTTTAGTTTATCGCCAGATAGTTTTTCTACTTTTTTAATGACTTTTTCGGCTTCAGCATCGTACCAACTTACCGCATTTAAAATGGCTTTTTTATCGCTTGCAGAAATGCTTAGTTTTTGGGTTTTAATTTCAGCATCTACTAATTTTTTAAATTGGTTAAAGTCGTTGTATTCTTGGTCACCAATGGCTTTTAATAAAGCTGTTCCTGCTTTTACCAAGTTTAAGTGCTTTAACCATGTTGCAGGCTTAATCAGTTTTGTTTTATTGGCAGATGATAAGTTGAGCTCGTTTTTTTCGCACCATTCTAAAATCTCTTTTTCGTGTTGCTTGGTGTTGGTGTATATGCTGTCTCCAAAAGTTTCAAACGCATATTGCATCGGTTCTTGTAACACTCTATCGTAACGTAAGATTTCTATTCGTTCTGCTGTAAATTGGGCGCATAAACGTTTTGGTCTTTCTATAGTGGCTTTGTAATAGCCAAAATCCGTATTATCGAATACCTGTGCTGAGATGCCTTGCTCGCCTTCGCGTTCTGCAACGCTCATGTTGGTATAGGTATTTACAATTTTAGTAATGTGTTTTGGCGAGAACTCACAGTTTTTGTTTCCTAAGTTTTTACGTAGTTTACGGTACAGTTGTCCTGCATCAATCAATTGTACTTTACCTTTTCGGTTAGCTGCTTTATTGTTACTTAAAATCCAGATATAGGTAGTAATACCTGTATTGTAAAACAGGTTGTTTGGTAATTGCACAATGGCTTCTAGCCAATCGTTTTCTATAATGTGTCTGCGTATGTTACTTTCGCCTCCTCCTGCATCTCCTGTAAATAGGCTACTTCCGTTATGTACCGAAGCAATACGTGTTCCTGTTTTGCTTTGAGATAAAGATTTCATCTTATCTACCATTTCCATTAAGAACAGTAATTGTCCGTCGGACGATCTTGGAATGGCATCTGCTTCCTCTTCTACATTCCAATAGTTTTTTAAAGAGATTTTAAAACGCGGATCGATCACATCTTTACCATCCTTAATATATTTTTGTTCACTAGACCATGATTTTCCGTAAGGTGGATTAGACAACATAAAATCGAAAGACTTGCCTGCAAACTCGTCTGTAGATAAGGTAGAACCTACTCTGATGTTTTCAGGATTGTTTCCTTTAATCATCATATCAGACTTACAAATGGCGTAGGTTTCGTCGTTTATTTCTTTTCCGTAGAGATAGACATCTCCTGTAGCACGAATCTCGCCTGCTTCATCTTTAATAAAGTTTTGACTTTCGGTAAGCATTCCTCCAGAACCACAAGCAGGATCGTAAATGGTCATTACTGGTGGTAAATTGTCTTTAATTGGGTCGAAGATAATGTGCGTCATTAAATCAATCACTTCGCGAGGTGTAAAATGTTCTCCTGCTTCTTCGTTATTTTCTTCGTTGAATTTTCTGATTAATTCTTCAAATACATAACCCATTCCTAAATTAGATAAGGCAGGTAATTTTCTACCTTCTGGATCTTCTTTTTCAAAAGGTGTTAAGTTAATGTATGAGGATGTAAATTTTTCCAAAACATCTAACAATACATCTTTGGTTGCCATGTGGCGCACTTGACTACGCAGTTTGAATTTCTCGATGATTTCCTTCACATTAGGACTGAAACCGTTTAGGTAATCTTCAAAATTGGCTTGTAATATTTGTTGGCTATTGGTTGCGGTGTCTTTTAGCTTTTGAAGGGTCCAGGTGCTAACGTTATAAAATACATAACCTGAAGCTTCGCGTAAACCAGATTCGTCCCATTCTGTAAAACCAGCTTCGTCACGTTGAAAGGCTAGTTCTTCTAAAACGGCGGCTTTTGTTGGTTCTAAAAGGGCGTCTAAACGACGTAGTACTATCATTGGTAAAATGACGTCACGGTATTTTCCGCGTACGTAAACATCTCGCAAACAATCGTCTGCAATAGACCAGATAAAGGATACTAATTTATTGTGGGATGATTTGTTCATTTATATATCTTGAAAATTTAAACTTCAATTAAAAACTGGAAGTTATTAACTTTTAAACGTTTTCAAAGAATTTTACAGCATATTTACAGTATTCAATTATTAATTCTTTGTCCGTGTCAAATTCCTTTCTATTACC from Algibacter sp. L1A34 includes these protein-coding regions:
- a CDS encoding class I SAM-dependent DNA methyltransferase translates to MNKSSHNKLVSFIWSIADDCLRDVYVRGKYRDVILPMIVLRRLDALLEPTKAAVLEELAFQRDEAGFTEWDESGLREASGYVFYNVSTWTLQKLKDTATNSQQILQANFEDYLNGFSPNVKEIIEKFKLRSQVRHMATKDVLLDVLEKFTSSYINLTPFEKEDPEGRKLPALSNLGMGYVFEELIRKFNEENNEEAGEHFTPREVIDLMTHIIFDPIKDNLPPVMTIYDPACGSGGMLTESQNFIKDEAGEIRATGDVYLYGKEINDETYAICKSDMMIKGNNPENIRVGSTLSTDEFAGKSFDFMLSNPPYGKSWSSEQKYIKDGKDVIDPRFKISLKNYWNVEEEADAIPRSSDGQLLFLMEMVDKMKSLSQSKTGTRIASVHNGSSLFTGDAGGGESNIRRHIIENDWLEAIVQLPNNLFYNTGITTYIWILSNNKAANRKGKVQLIDAGQLYRKLRKNLGNKNCEFSPKHITKIVNTYTNMSVAEREGEQGISAQVFDNTDFGYYKATIERPKRLCAQFTAERIEILRYDRVLQEPMQYAFETFGDSIYTNTKQHEKEILEWCEKNELNLSSANKTKLIKPATWLKHLNLVKAGTALLKAIGDQEYNDFNQFKKLVDAEIKTQKLSISASDKKAILNAVSWYDAEAEKVIKKVEKLSGDKLNKRLAHLDCEEKDLADFGYYATAKKGEYIIYETESDLRDTENVPLKDNIHSYFKREVQPHVPEAWINLDATKIGYEISFNKYFYKHTPLRNIEDVTKDILDLEKQSDGLISEILNLV